The genomic DNA CAAGCTGTGAGTGAGCTGCTCTTTCACATACTTTAGATAAAATAGGTAGTAGTGAAATTGGTCTTGTGTTGGCAGGCTCCTCACTGTCCCCTGATTTGAGAATTGGAACAATTTCTGCTTTCTTCCATTGAAGTGGAAAACTGCCCAAAGAAAAGGAGTCATTTATAAGACTAGTTAGGATAGGAGCTATGACTGGTGAACTATCTTTCGGaatttttgcatttactttATCGCAACCGGGAGCTTTGTTAGACGGTAAACTCCTAATAATCCTCTGCACATCGCCCGTAGTGATGGAACGAAACGTAAACAAGGTAGTATTATTTTGCGGACCAGAGCTGTGAATGGATTCACACGGATGAATTCCCTCAGTGCCTCGAATGTTGAGATTGTGTTCTTTAGCAAGATTCGTGGCTTTCAAAGCTGTCACTTTTCCCACATTAGCATAAAATTCATTGAGTTTATTTGCCAGAAGGAGTGGATTTTCAACAGCGGCTAATGGAGCGTTTTTCTTTGGAAGACAACGGTTAAGAATTTTCCAGATCGAGTTGGAGTTTCCATTCGATTTTAAAATTTCAGAACGAACATGTTCTTTTTCAGCAAGCTTGATTTCCCGTTTGACTTCCTGACGAAAAAAGCGATAAGCATTCCAGTGTAATTTGTCGTTGGTTTTCATCGCCTTTTTATGCCACATATCACGCGTGTTCATTAGTCCTTTGATCTCTGGTGTAATGAATGGATTAGGCCTTGAATTTATCCTGATTCGTTTGATTGGGGCGTGCTCGTCCAAGACCTGAAGAAAAAGGCAGTTAAAGGCGTTTACTTGATCGTCAGGATCATCAAAAATATTAGCTATATGGAAGGGAACATTTGCCAAATCATCAATAAAGCCATTGTGATCGTAGTTTTTATATGTTCTCGTGGTTACAAATGTGTTCCGTGGCCTTAGTGTCTTAAACTTGAGTGTTAAGCTCACCAAACTATGATCGCTAATTGCAGACTGTATCACATCGCGGGCGtagataatatttttgttcGTAGTCAGAGCAACATCGATGAGTGATTCAGAATTTTCGGTTACTCTTGTTGCGGTCTTAACGAGTTGTGTTAGGCCAAACGTCGAGCAAAAGTTGATCAACGCGCGACCCCCAGGATCAGTTGTTCCAAGAACATTACAGTTAAGATCTCCAAGGATTAGCACATTTAAGCCACGTAGCAAAGAGTCAACAAACGTCTTGCTTAAGTCTTCTAAGAAATCTATTGGGGCATCCGGTGGTCTGTAAACTGTGCAGAGAAGAAAAGATTTAAATTTCTTATACTGTACATTCATCCAAAGCTGTTGAAAATTGGATTCAGACATTGAGGACCATTTTTCAATCACCGAGGccttataaatgttttttacGTAAACAAGTAATCCGCCACCTCTCTTGTGTAGCCCTCGATCTTGCCTGAAAGTCGTATATCCTGGAATAAGAATATTCTCGTAACATATTGTAGAGTCCAACCACGACTCAGAAATTGTAAAAATGTCGTACTTGTTATTGATAATCATGTCTTTAAGAAGGTGGAAATTTTCCCGAGACGCCACAGAGCGTACATTAAGATGGGCGACGGACATGAGATGTTTTCGATTCTTCGTTGCTTGATTTCTGGTCGATTTATTGCCTTGATTTGTAGTTTCGTTGCTGCCGGCTTCTCCTCGTGTGGAGGGCCCAGGTTGCGGGTGAATGTCTCCAGACAGGAGAATAAGATTAACCTCAAAGAAGCCTCGAACGTCAGGCATCGCCATGGTCGTTTGGCCACGTTTAGACCATTTGCAAATGGGAGACCTTAGCTGTTGACACCGCGACGAAATTCGTCGAAAGAAAGTACAGCGATTTGAAACAAAGGTGATATTTTTGCTGGTCCTGTCGAGGAGAAGCGAGGAAAGAAATAGGATAATGAAGATAATGGTaaaaatacatggaatagaagttacaaatccttcgttttttacggagatttacattaaaattatcaaacagttgctaaaatgctatcttaaacatatctttattatccttgttgcttcaaaagcgccagacatacatgtaccgttttaaatcatcactccacgttactattcttattccggaatagggtgaatcgaacgcacccttagaggTTTGTATGGATTTGTAACTATGTTTTAAAGTCCGTAACCGTCTGTTTCTAttcgacctaaaagcatcaaacttggaaaGATGGCTAATCGGAATGTTATCTTcttgtgatggtgtcaatttatcgattggctcaaatttgaaactcgctcaGTTCCTTGCGCAATTCCGAAATGGCCTATACAGGTTTGCATTCGCTCCGTCAGTCCATATGCCATTTGACCGCTGCTGCCATTTGTCTTTCGTAGTCCGATATTCTATTCGGTCCTTGCATTACAAACAGGTAACCGTTTACCTTAATTATTTCAATAGGAAATCGTGATGTGCAACAGGTCCTTGTACAAACTTGTAAACTCTTGTCTTTATATGTTATACCATCCTGGACCGGAAAGGGATTAGTGACGTCCGTTTCCGGTTGTTGGGCACTGAAGAGCGAATGGTATTAACTTCCTGTTTTTTCACTTGAATAGCTCAACAAGACTCTAATTTGTGCACGAGTGAGTAAGGTGAAATCTTTGGGACTCCCATTTAtcaaccattgtttttgttacccTCTGCTCGCAGAAAGAGACAAACCGAAATCGATCGACCTCTCCTCGTGCTGTATGGACTGTCGTACTGGTAGTGATGTACGCAATGAAGGTCAATGAAGATCCGAATGGCAACCTCTGTGAGGATGAAGAAAGTGAGTTCCACAACAATGCACACATATAACATGAAATCCATAGCCATATTATGAAGTATTATGAAGTATTCTCGGATAAGGCctgtaaaccgtaggcccgGCCGTCTCGCAAATACTATGTGGGAAGCTTAGAGAAATTCCCTGGGGCACGTTAGAAaatccacacactattcgcgAAGAGTACCAGTGTTGTGGTTCAGTCTTCTTCTCtgtgttctctccagcagaagtggccggcttggcggtaatgtctctaaaaaggcatGTGGTGTATGAGgtcacctaagcagaaacagccataaaaaaatggactttgccgagtggtttaaggacggtgccaactattgttattgcgcatacgttctgctcatctccagatactcggatttcctatcgccgatacTTACTAATAGTAAATacatggatatttttgcgcggtttaaaactatccagagaaagtagatcttagtaagtactcttggtatccaaaaagaaaagtgggggtaTTACCATGGATAATTTTTTGAGAGatatttaagcttcaatttgagaaagaacgccataaattgctttgtattttaaagcttgttacaaatattattcatgaattatctttgaaaaatgcgtggttacccccaattttctttttagatttcaataacacttgttaagatctacatttcctgcataatcacacaccagggaaaaaatatttttaattagtagGTACTGCCCttaacatgtagatgtagatgtattCATTGTGGTTGCATGATGACCAACATATTGGCTTTCGCCACAAGCGTTCAACCGAAATGCAACTGCTGTCAACTACACTGTATGCATGAAAGAATTAAGCATCTCGATCATCTAGCTATTCTTATCTATACTTAATATGCAGTAGAATAATTtgcaaattttgattttgtcaACGTACCGGCTTTACTAAGGCCTTTGATAAAGTGCCACATGAAAGACTGCTGATGAAGCTACGTCATTATGGAATAACAGGTCCACTGAATAATTGGTTAGGGAATTTTTTAACACACAGAACACAGCAAACTGTCTGTGAAAGTGTCTCATCTCCACCAAAGCAAGTGATTTTAGGGGTACCACAAGGAACAGTCCTAGCTGGCACTGCGGGCCTCTCCTGTTTTTACTTTATGTGAATGAGTTATCATCTGATCTTAACTGTCCAACTagattatttgctgatgactgTCTTTTACATGTTACTGTTTAATGCTGCTGCAGACcccggtgggggggggggggggtactcccgtATATGGGctgtataggtatgtgcggccccaaagtgtagggtttttcagccgttttggcgATAAATAGtgtatcgattttggccaattttccgccattttggtcataaatagggtatccatttttgcactctagtcttgaattcgttttttattttgaagctACTTCTTTGTCATGTAacctacctaataaaagcagataaacattgcctttaacattggtctgaactagggaaataattataaggcaggtctgcaccatggtattgatttaagggtcaggtcataaatggggtagggaaaatcgcagattttggtcataaatagggtaagggttttgggaagtGGGCCGCACACCactacccaatttttctggaatTACAGTCTGATCTAAACAAATTAGAAGTATGGCAACACACCTGGCATTGATGGAGTTCAACCCAGCTAAATGTTTTATGACATGCATATCCAAGCAGAAAAATCCACCAACTAGAATATATACTTTTGCAATACCATATTTTAACCTATGTTGAAATGCACTTCTACTTAAGGGTCACACTGGATTCAAATTTGAGGTGGAACAATCATCTTCATGAAAAAGTAGCTAAGACTAGAAATTAGATCAAGAGAAATTTCTGTTTCTGCAAGCAAGATACCATTTGAAAGTGCCTTGTACATGTATAAGACACTTGTTagggttaaaaaaattattattttatttatatttatttattttattttaagttagCGTGATATAACTCTACATATATATAGTTCCTGCTAACATATAAATGCATATGTAGAAGTTACACTACCCACTCATGTATTTGGCTTATAAACTTCCGGAAAATTCCTCATTCACTTGAGAACTATCAATTGCCTCAAAGATGCCCTACAGCTAGTAGATGAAAAATTCTCATGTGGATGCGTCGATCCTTGGATTCAAAGCTTCTTTTTGACCTCGAAATGAGTTGTAGGCAGCAAATAACTAAGGGTTTGCATGTTTGATCACCGAGTATATTTTCGTTAGAAGTTAAGCAAATGCAAGTAAATGGTGGAAATCTTATCTAAAGTGAGAAACATTCCACAAATCTCCATCTTGCAAGTGGATTTCCAAAACACGAAGCATACTAGTTTCATATGCTTTTCCaatttattaaatattttgGCAGTGGTTCTCTGAGTAAATTTGACAGAAATGTGGAAATGACAAGCCGATCCCAGCAACAGAGTTTtctataattattgtaattctaAAAGGCAAGTCCAAGCCTTGTCAATTAATTACCATAATCTGAAGACTTATATAtaggaacatttttttttagtgtAACTACCATTGGAATACTCATCTTTAGGGATCATTCATGgggttggtgcagtggtgagagcatgagcgcctcccaccaatgtgacccaggTTTGAGTTTGTggtggttctctactctgcttcgagGGTTTCTCTCTGggttctccagttttcctccctcagcaaaaaccagcattcaGCTgatccagctggctgtaagctgttcTCCAAGatcacacatggaccgtatagcaaCAGCCAGAGGCACCATAGTATGCTTTCgtttcgaccttgttgagctgcgttgTTGCTGTATTCGGTAcgacaattattgttattattattattattattattattattattattattattattattattattattattattattattattaggcgGGAATTAATTGCCTGCAAGCAAGCTCTTTTGCCACCAGCACCCCGCAAGAGAGCTTGCCGTGGCAGGCTTAGGTGGGAACTGATTGGCAGATCTTTTGACCATGAGGCTTGTGTTAAAAACAGGTGTTAAGCTTAAGCTTGAGGCAACAATGATGAATACCATAAAGGAAGAAAAGTTTGACGAGATTGAGAAAATCATTACCCCAAGAAACTTCCAGAGATGTAGCTCCAGTTCTTTGCGTGTAGCAATGGAGGTAGGgataaaaatttaaatatatattacgtactatccagatttttgtcaaacttgctACAATTGATCTGTATACACAGTACATTAAAGTATTGCATTAAAAAGATGAAGTCATCATGCTTGTTTTCgtgctgcatgccctttattctaagtgtttttgcCAAAATTCCACAAGAAGCGTATGAAATGCACTGTGCAAAACCTTGCAGTCTggctagaaaaagaaaaagttgttgTAAGATCTCGGGAGGTGCATTGTAATCAGGCACCACACATAGTGGACAAGATCTAAATCTCCAACTAAAATTTGAGGAAAAGCTGCCGGTTTTATCTGTAGTGTTATTACAGCTTGTTTTGGGGGCCATGCATCATCACTGTATGAAAAAACGGATTTTCAAATGTAGTGAATGTGGAGCAAGTGCTTAATCTTTTGTGCATGATTGCTTAAATTTGCTGAAAAGAAAAGATCACATTTGCAACAGTTTTTCTACTGGAGGTTTTGCTTATAAATGCCACTTGTCTTAACTTTGCTGTTGTGAGTAAAAGTAGGGATAACATGGTATTTTCCTTGATATTTGGAGGGGTAGTAAACATGATGTTTAACATAATTGCTCTGCGTGTACCAAATGCAGTCAAATAACCAGGTTtacatgtttgtttgtttgctcaGGTAGCATTAAAAGTgatcaaaatttgtttttggtcAGTGTAGCAATTAAATCTAATAACAATATCATTTTTGCTTAAAGTAGCAAATGTGAACAAAATATTAGTTTTGGTCAAGATGACAGATGTGATCCAACATCAGTTTTGCTTGGAATAGCAAAATGACAATAATTTGATTTTACATACACCActtttgtttaatattattaggccagaggtgaattttcaccattttttttttcaaattagcaCATGTAATCTGACGGTTTGACATTTTCCTTGAGATGGAAGATGACAATTTATGCTTGAAACTATATAATGTTGATTGAATGTGGAGTCGCAGCAACAATTTCAGTAATAAAATAAAGCCGGTTTAATTATCTAAAAagatgcgataaataatgtcaCATTCTCAAAAGTACACAATGAGAATGGCATGCACTTAAATAGCTCTGAAACTTGGATGGACTGATTTGcagtaaaatattattattattattattattattattattattattattattattattattattattatttttatttttatgatgtAAAGAATATAGctttatttcaaattcaaaCATTAGAGGCTAATTGAGGGACCACCAAGAATTTTGTTGGCCCCTTTCACAACTTCGTTTTCCTCATGAATTTTACTCGATGTCACTCTGGACCCTGATAACACTTTTCGGATTATTGTCTCACTGTCCATTATATAAAAATTGTCTTCTGCATCTCGGcagttgtttgtttcaaaaatattttccagttcCTTTATTGTCTCTTTTACCTGTACAGGTGTATACCTCCGCCGAGTGCACTGATCAAAAGAGGCACAACTCAAATGCAAGCTctctgttgttattattattattattattattatctgcagTATACACGTATGGATGCTCTAATGTTAAAAGTACATAGGGCGCAAAGCGTAGCCTATGTCCTCTTACGGAACATAAGTCTCTATATAAAGGAgcgttttaaaataataaaatacaatatatatatatatatatatatatatatatatatatatatatcataacaataataatccttaaaatcctaaatcctaaaattctaatttaaatttaaatttaaaaataaataaataaataaaaaaatccttaaaattttctaacaCTCTATAATTTCTAAAGTTCGTAAGATTATTTGACGATGGCCTTGAAGGCCCGCGCTATGTTAAGCGAACTTGAGATAATAGCTTTCTGCATCCTTCTGAGAACCTCCCTTCCTCTAGCGCCCAcaagtttctttattgttttctctaaatCTTTAGACCAACCGCCTAGCACATCAATCACTACGTTGCACTGTTCCACGACATAGCCAGGGtactgcttccttaactcccAGCGCAGTGGAgcatacttttccgtcttctccctctcctttttcccacggttgtctaaccaggggcaactcatttcAACTGCCCAGACTCGTTTCCTCCTATGATCCACAAATCTGACGTCCACTCTGTTGGCCTTGACATAGCTTTGTTCGGCATACACTGGTACATCCCAGTAAGCTTGAGCTTCCGGAGATTCGTACACTGGTTTGGGTCCCACTAACGAGTACCATGGTGGTACTGAGTCCACTAGCTGCAGGTCTTTACACACCTCAAAGAACAACACCTTAAGTGCAGCGTTGTGTCGCTCCAAGTACTTGGACTGTGCTAAAGCAGGACATCCTGCAAGAACATGCGCAAGAGTTTCTGCAGCGCCTCCGCACAACCTACACGTCATCTCTCCTTGTGAAGTTCCTGTTTTGATCTTTGTATACATTCTAGTAGTGGTGAGCTGTTCGTAAAGCTCCAGTATACCGGTAATCGTGTGGGTGGGTGCTGAGGgtgctattattattgttattattattgttattattattattattattatattattattattattattattattattactactagcATTTTTCATGGAGCTCTTTAATTGACCTTTGGACAGTACCTCTGTAGACGGAATGcataaagccgcggctacacgagcgattttttgcttgcGCTGGTGATGCAGCGCCAGCACGAGATATGAAAATcgcacgtgtagccacccttgaaccaGGGCGGAAAGAGACCGGGCGGTGAAACGAGCGGGTCCGAGCAAAAAGCCCtgcttgaactggcgacgcgacaggtgaaaaaatcgcaagaagaAGGTCGCCCGAGTTGcaactttcgcgacaaaatcgcatagatagttgcccgtgtagttttgcaactttttgcccgcgcttgcgacgAGAGTAAAAAGTATTTAACCGATGAAATTAAAGTAtgaatgtctgtttatagtgcacaggtctcttgaagtatgcgattcgcgcggccttcaatttgtcgccaaaatttgtcacaagccGCGGCTTTAATGCATggcagccaaaaaaatattccttcctttgtgtgctaattagactcacaaGCCTCGCGCACGAAAAGCTAAATTAACGAGTGAATAAATAATGAGAAATAACCGAGTAGCCGAGGTGAAACTGAAAGGCTTTAATCTGCTCTTGACTTGATTAatcgcagttcaaatatatggcTTTCATATATGCAAACTTCAGCATCTCACTAATCGCCTTGATGGCGCAAAGAAATCTCATTGTCTCCGAGTTCAAATCGCGGTATAAGTTCTCATACTACTAGCATTTACCGTGGAATACAGGAAATATAAAATACACTGCGCTTTGTGACTACGAAGACGAAGAAACAGGAAGATGAAAATTAAGAAACTTGAGTCGATTTTCACAGTGAagccacaggcatcccacggaATTATCTAATTCGACCAAAATTTCTTTATATAAAATTTTACATTGGATGTTAAATGGAGCTCAACTTAAACCCGTTTTTATATAGTCAAAcaagttttaacttttctttatttccactTAGCCCTGTACAAATGggtttttcatgttttaaaatgggCCGAACCAGGAGCTCCTGGCCGAACCAAGTAGTCCAGTTAATCTACGAAAAAATAGGGGTCAACCTATCACTAATTGCAACAGAAGGTTTCTCAACGGTTTTAGCTCCAGAAAATATCCCTCTGTAACATATCAAAAGTCCTAAAAAGTCCTAGTAGGGGAACATGCTAAAAATCAGGAATATTTATGTCTagttgggtggggggggggggggcaaaatTTAGcggcatggaaacgaggctgcaCGAAGAACATTTGGATCTGCTTTAATTTTCGCAAGGGTTTAGTAGGGAAATTTCTGTGGATCACGCAAAATAACTGCAAGTGATTGAAAAATTGTAAAGTAATTTGGAATCGTGGAATTATTGACTGTTGTGTGCCTTCGATGAGCGTGTAAAACTATGCTATGCTATGATATTAAAATAATTGTCAAGTGTACCTTTATTCATTCTATTATGTACTATTTTCTAAGAGCAATATACTCTGCAGTAAGTATTGGAAGTTAATTTTCAAGGGAAAGTTGGTTTTATAGACCATATAGAAATAATTTAATTGGATGTTCGAGACGTCTGCCATTAGTCACAGTTTGTCGGCGGTATTGTCTTTGTCATTCTCTACACTTATAGCTGAGTTCTATCGACCAAATACAATCCATCAATTTCCACTTCTGAGTTGCCTCTATGAAGGTAAGGAAATCTTGCTGTCTTGGTGATTTTTAATTATTTGTGTATAGCAACGACGTGGTTATTCCAGTGTGCTTTTCCCACGTATGTTATGCAAATGATGATTTCCTCTT from Montipora capricornis isolate CH-2021 chromosome 2, ASM3666992v2, whole genome shotgun sequence includes the following:
- the LOC138037007 gene encoding uncharacterized protein, which codes for MYTKIKTGTSQGEMTCRLCGGAAETLAHVLAGCPALAQSKYLERHNAALKVLFFEVCKDLQLVDSVPPWYSLVGPKPVYESPEAQAYWDVPVYAEQSYVKANRVDVRFVDHRRKRVWAVEMSCPWLDNRGKKEREKTEKYAPLRWELRKQYPGYVVEQCNVVIDVLGGWSKDLEKTIKKLVGARGREVLRRMQKAIISSSLNIARAFKAIVK